TCGCCGAAGATGCGGCGCTCGTCGGCGGCCTCGAGCTCGGCGACCTCGCGGACCATGGTGATCCAGCTCGCGGGGGCCTGGTGGGCCTCGAGGCGCGCGATGACGTCCTCGCGGACCTCGTCGGAGACATCGCGCTGCCGGTCTCCGGTCTTGCGGCAGAGCAGGGTCGCGGCGAAGGCGGCGTTCTCGCTCTGGCTCCAGTCGACGTCGATCAGCTCCTCGACCCACTCGGTCGCGACGTCGACGGGCACGACGTTGTGCGCGCTGCCGTGGAAAGGCACGCGCGCGCCGAGGCGGCCGACCGCCCACCAGCTGTAGTCGCCTTCGTCGTGCTCGGTCAGGCGCGTGACGAGCCACCCGCCGACCTCCACTTTTCGCGCCGCGCTCACCAGCTCGAGCGAGCCCGCGAGGCGCACCATGTCGTCGTAGCCCTGCATCTTCGGCCCCTTCGGGCGCTTGCGAGGGATGCGCGTCGGCGGGTGCAGGTAGTAGGCGAGGTCGTCGAGGATGCGGGTCTGCGCTTCGGCGCTCAGCCCGCCCGCGACGCGGCGCCACATGGTCCAGAACTCGCTCCAGTTCTGCGCTTCGGGCGCAAACTGCACGCTCTGTCCGTAGAGCTCCCAGAGCTGCTTCACGCGCCAGTCGTCCAGCGGGTAGCCGAAGCCGGGGCGCAGGGTGTAGCCGGTGAGGTTGAACCAGACGCGCTCGTGGTCGTTGCTGCGGCGGCGGCGCTTCATGCCCGCGAAGAGCGCGCCCCAGAGCTCGCGCAGGAGCGGGGTGTTCCAGGTCTCCCGCGGGCCGAGCGTCTTCTCGAGATCGCTGCGCAGGGTCTTCTGCGGCTTGCCGCCCTCGGCCTTCGCGCTGCTCTTGCCGTAGACGGCCTTGATGCGCGCGGTGGCCTCCTCGAAGCGAGGGTGGAGCTGCGTGACCTTGGTCGCCGCGACGTCCTTGCTGCCCTCCCCACGGAGCTGCAGCTCGAGCTTCCAGCGCCGCTCGGGGCCCTCGGCCGCGATGCAGCTCAGCTCCACGGTGCCCACCTCGGTCAGCGCGCTCGTCACGCGCACGGGCAGGGTCTCGCCCGCGTCGCCGCGCTCGTCCTCGAGCACCGCGGCGAGGGGCGGCAGCTCCTGGAAGTGTCCGCCCTCCACCTCGACGAGGTCGCCCGCGCGGTGCAAGACGGCTTCCCCCGTGCTGGAGGCGAGAGGGAAGCGCACGGGCTTGCCGAGCTTGAGGTTGAAGGTGCGGCTCGCGAGCACGACCTCCTCGCCCTCCTCCGCGCCCCGCGGGAGGATGCAGACGCCGCGCCGCGCGCTCTCGCTCGCGTCGCCGAGCAGCAGGTAGTAGCTGCGGGCCGAGCCGCCGCCGATGCGCACGCCGATGCCGCGCCGCGCGAGCCCGTAGGCGACGGCGCCGCGCGCCACGGCCAGCTCGGGCGCCGCGTTCTCGAGCCGCATCGGGCGCTCGCCGCCGCGCCAGCCGCCGAGCACGTCGAGCATGCGCTCGGTCAGGGCGTGCCCCTTGAACACGCCGCCGTTGAGCAGCACGGCGTCGGGCACGGGCAGCGCGCCCGCGGCGAGCACGCCCTCGGGGAAGGCCTCGCTCGCCACGTCCGAGTGCCGCTCGAGGAACGCCGCGACGTGTCGCGTGATGCCCGCGTCGGCCACGTAGGGCAGGCCGAACTCGACGATGGCGCCGCGCTTCTTGGCCGGACGCGCCTCGGGCCCCACCGAGGGGAAGAAGCCGTCGAGGATGCGTGCGTCGACCTCGGCCTTGGTCAGCTCCGTGGCGAGCGAGCCCCCGATCAGCTTGCGTCCGCCGCCGAGCACGGTGACCCGGGCCTTCTCGGGCGCGTCTTCGGCCAGCAGCTTCTCTTTCGCGGTGCGGCACTGCTGGATGAGCTGCGTGAACTGCCCGGCCGAGAGCTTGTCCTTGGACTTCAGCCGCTGCTCCGCGTCGTGCGCGAGGGCGAGGTCCATGTTGTCGCCGCCGAGCATCAGGTGGTCGCCCACCGCCACGCGCGTCAGCCGCGGGCCGCTCTCGCGCAGCTCGACCTGGATGAGCGTCAGGTCGGTGGTGCCGCCGCCGACGTCCACCACGAGCGCGAGGTGCATCTTCTCTACGAGCTCGTCGATCTGGTCTTCGTGCCGGCCGAGCCAGTCGTAGAACGCGGCCTGCGGCTCCTCGAGCAGGCGCACCTTGCCGAGCCCGGCCTTCTTGGCCGCCTGGAGGGTCAGCGCGCGCGCGCCTTCGTCGAACGACGCGGGCACGGTGAGCACGACGGTCTGGGACGCGAGCCGCTCGTCGCCGAAGCGGTGATCCCAGGCGCGGCGGACGTGGGCGAGGTAGCTCGCGCTCGCGTCGACGGGGGAGAGCTTGGGCACCTCGTCCGGCGCGCCCCACGGGAGGATCGCCGCGGTGCGGTCGACCTGCGGGTGGGACAGCCAGCTCTTCGCGCTCGCGACGAGCCGGCCGGGGACCTTCGCCCCGAGCTGGCGCGCGAGCTCACCGACGACGCCGTCAGGCGCGCCGTCCACCGTCTCCGCGGGCCAGGGGAGGGCGCGGTCGTCGTCCTTCAGCTCGCCGCTCGCCGGGTGATAGCGGAGCGAGTGCAGCAGCGGGCGCGCTTCGATCTCGCCCGGCGCCACGAGCTGCTCGATCTGCAGCTCCTCGATCGGCGCGTCCGGGCCTTGCCGGGTGTCGACGTAGGCGACGACGGTGTGCGTCGTGCCCAGGTCGATGCCGACGATGTAGCGAGAATCCTTGGCAGCCATGTCGGGGCGCGGAGTATCGCCAAAGCCGCGCGCCGCCGCCACCCGCGTCGTGTCTCGATTGCTCGTGGCCGCCCGATGCGGTACCCGGCCGCATGCGCTGGACGTGTCTGCTCGCGCTCGTCGTCGTCATCGGCTGCGACTCCGTCGCCTCGCTCGACGGCGGCACCGACGCCGCGTTCCGTCCGACCGGCGACGACGACGGCGACGGAATCGCCAACCTGTGGGAGGGCGAGGACCGCGACAGCGACGCCGACGGCACGCCGGACCGGCTCGACCTCGACAGCGACGACGACGGCGTGAGCGACGCGATCGAGGGCGCGGGCAGCACCGCGCGTGTGCCTCCGCCCGACAGCGACGGAGACGGGCGCGCGGACTTCGTCGACCCCGACAGCGACGACAACGGGATCCTGGACAGCGACGAGCGCGACGCGGACACCGACGGCGACGGCCGCGTCGACCGCGTGGACGAGGACGACGACGGCGACCTCTTGCCCGACGCGCGCGAGCTCGAGCATCCGGAGGCGCGCGAGGACACCGACGGCGACGGCCTCGTCGGGCTGCGCGATCCGGACAGCGACGGAGACACGATCCGCGACGGCGACGAGCCCGTCGACGCCTTCGAGGACGGCACGTGGGACCTGTACCAGCTCGACAGCGACGCGGACGGCTTCCCCGACGCGGAGGAGGCGGGCGACGCCGATCTGGGCACCGCCCCCGCCGACTCGGACGGAGACGGCGTGGCCGACTTCTGGGACCTCGACAGCGACGCCGACGGGCTCCTCGACGCCGACGAGCGCGCGCTGGGGACGCGACGCGATCTCGGAGACACCGACGCGGACGGCTACGACGACCGGACCGAGGTGCGCGCGTGCCCGAGCTTCGACGCCAGCTGCGCGAGCGACGCGACCGATCCGACGCGGACCCCGATGGGGCGAGTCGCGGACGCGGTCGTCGTCGCGCGCGGCGCGGCGCCCGATCCGGATCGCGTCACCTTCGTGTTCGAGCTCGCGGCCGCGGCGAGCGAGCTGCGGGTGGTCTACGCGGACGGCGAGCGCGATCCGGTCGACACGCGCGCGGCCTTCGTGGATCACGTCGCGCTCCGCACGGACGCGGGGCCGTTCGGCTGCGAGGCCTTCGGGGCGGCGGACACCGACGCCGACGGACACGTGGACACGTTCCGCGGCGCGCCGGCCGGCGCCACCGTCTGCGTCGAGCTGGTCGCCGCGCCCAACGACTCCGTCGCGCCGGGCAGCGACGCGAGCCAGATCTTCCTCGGGTTCGTGCGCCTCGTGGACGGCGCGGGCGACGGCGTCGACTACCAGGGCGTGGCCTTCCGCGTCCCGCGCGCCGGCTCCTGACAGCCCGCCTCGGCTACCTCACTCGCGCACGCGGCTCATGAGATAGAACATCTCCGCTGCGATCTGGAGGCTCCGCGCGTCGTAGCGCGCCGTCTCCTCCGGGGTGTCGTCCGCTTCCTTCGGATCGATGTACGGGATGGAGACCCGCAGCGCGGCGCCGTCGACGATGGGGCACGCCTCGTCCGCGGCCGAGCAGGTCATGACCGCCGCGAAGCCCTCGCGCGGGTTCGGGGACTCGGAGGTGACCTTGGAGAAGCAGGTCAGCGGCGGCGCGTCGGGTCCGAAGCGCACGCGGTAGCGTGGGTTGTCACCGCCCGGGTTCGCGATCTCGAAGCCGGCGCGCTCGAGCGCGGCGACCGCGCGCGGGTTGAACGCCGTGGCCTCCGTCCCGCCGGAGTACGTCTCCACGCCCTCGATCCCGTACCAGGCCGCGGCGGTCGCGGCCCAGACCTGCGCCATGTGGCTGCGGCGCGAGTTGTGGGTGCAGATGAAGGTCAGCCGCGCGGGCTCGCCCGCGTCGATCCGGTTCCGCACGAAGGTCGAGAGCCGCCGCAGCGCAGTTCGGCGCTCGGGAGGGACGGCCTCCATCGTGGGGAGCACCCGCGCGGAGAGGGTGTCCTCGAGCGCCTCGTGAAGACCGGTTCGAACCTCTTCCGCCACCGCTCGCTCCTCTCCAGATCCTCGCTTACTCGGATTCGTGCACCCGCGCATGCGACGGTCGAGTGACGTCAGAGGTCGCGTCGCTCGACACGCCAGGCCCGCTCGCCGAGGCCGGTGTCCCACCCCCCGACGATCAGGCCGCGGGCGTCGAGCGCCGCGGCCGTCGCCTCCGCCGATCCGAGTTCGGGCTCGAGCGTGTCGGCCCAGAGCAGCGCCCCGTCCGCGAGCGATCTGCGCTCGACCCGCCAGAGGGAGACGAGCGTTCGGGGGTCGACCCGCTCGTGCCCGACCACGAAGAGCCCCCGCTCGTCCATCACGACGGCGCGCGCGACGCCCGCCACGCCCGTCACCGCCCAGAGCAGGGATCCGTCCGCCGGGTCGCGTCGCTCGATCCGCCACACGGACTCGGTCATGCGGTGCTCCGTGCCGATCGCCACCAGGGATCCGTCGTGGGCGGCCAGGTCGTTCAGCGGCTCCCAGCGAGGTGACGGGTTGGACGTCACCTCCCACTGCAGCGCGCCGGTGGCGCCGTCGTGCGCCTGGAGTCGCCAGCTGCCGTCCTGTGAGTCGCGGTCGTGGTCGGTCCCGCCGACGAACACCACGCCGTCACCGACGTCCACCGCGCGGGGCCGATTGTCGAACTCCTCGTGCTCCGCCTCCCAGCTCCACACGACCTCGCCGTCCTCGAGGCCGCGCTTCTCGACGCGCCAGAGATCGAAGCGCATGGGCTGCGCGATCCCGACCGCGTAGACACCCGTCGCGTCGACCGCGAGATCCGTGGGCTGCTCCCGATCGTCGGCGCTCGAGAAGCGTCGCGACCACACGAGCGCGTCGTCCGCCGCGGCGCGCCGCTCGACGCGCCACTCGAGGTCGTCGGCCACCCCGGTGGGCTCGTGGGAGGCGACGTAGAGCGCGTCCCCGCGGAGCGCGAGGCTCGCGACGCGGTCGTCGCCCGGGCTGGGATTCTCGGAGCGCGTCCACGCCCGCGCCCGATCGGGGCGGATGCGCTCGACCCTCCAGGACAGATCCCGGGGGTCGGGCTCTTGAGTCGTTCCGTCGACGCCCGCGACCACGAGATCGTCTCCCGCGGAGGCGAGCGCCACGACGTAATCGTTGTGGGCCGAGAGGTCCTCTCGAAGCTCCCAGGTCACCGGAGGAGGCGCTTCTTCGGCGGCGCTCTCACATCCGAGCGCCGTGATCAGGCCGAGGACGCAGATGAGCTGGATTCGCACACGTCATTCCTCCCCGCACCCAGCTGGGGAGGATAACGCTCGAACGCCGGATCAGCGACAGACGGTGATGCCCTCGTCGAGCCAGGGCTCGCGGGTGAAGTCGGTCCAGGTCTCCTCGAGGCGCCAGATGGACTTGTCGTCCTCGAAGAGCGTCACGTCGGTGTTGTCGCCGCTCGCGTATGCACCCCAGTGCCACTGGCAGATGTCGGTGCTCGGGCGGGTGAATGTGGCATGCAAGACGCTCTGCCCGTCCTGCCACACGTGCATGTCGCCGGAGTGGTAGTTGATGTAGACGCTGACCCGCACCCACTGGCGCAGCGGCACCGAGGGGGCGCCGGCCTCGAACATCACCCGCCCGCCCGTGGTCTCGATGTGGGCGGGGGTGAGGCGGCGGCCGGCGTTCTCGAGGCCGAGCGTGATCACGCGCTCGGACCAGTCGCAGGAGCCGTTCGTGGTCCAGAGGCTGAGCCAGCGTCCGCTGCCGAAGTCGTAGCTCGCGTCGAGCCAGATCCAGAACGTGTTGACCACGCCGTGGGGGGCCTCGATGCCCGACCCGGTGTTGGTGTAGCCCGGCAGGGGAGTGTCGCCGGCGAACTGCACGCCGCCGTAGCCGCGGTGCACGTCCGTGTGGCTCGGGCACGTGATGGTGGAGCGGTTCGCGAAGCGGCCGGAGCGGGCTCGCTCGGTGGTGACGCTCGTCTGCTGACAGTCGGTGCCCCAGCCGCCGCCGTAGTCGCGGCCCGTCCACATCGCGTAGTCGCCGGACTCGAAGCCGTCCGACCAGAGCTGCCGCGCGTTCACGCACGCGGTCGGTCCGGGATCGGTGGGCTCGGTGGGCGCGGGCTCGGTGGGCTCGGGCTCGGTGGGCTCGGTCGGCGCAGGCTCGGTCGGACCGGGGTCGACGATGGGCGGGGGCTCGGTCGGGACGTCGCCCGCGTCCCCCATGAGAGCGCCCGCGTCACCGGCGGTCTGTCCTCCCTGGGTGGGAGGCGGGGTGACGACGACGCGGCCCTGACAGGCGACGAGGGAGAGGCTCAGGAGGAGATGGTGTACGCGCATTGCGCAATGGTCTAACGGCACCTCTCGCACGACGAAAGAGGGGAGATGCCTTACGTGGCAGAGGGCCACGCGACCTGGCGCGCTCCGTCGCGAATCGCTTCATCCGCGTTCGGTCACGTGTCGTCGTCCACACCTTTGGGTACGACTTTGATGCGCTTGAATTTCTTGATGCGCACCTGCCCGCGCGGCGCGCCCTTCTCCTTGGAGACGTTGGCGGCCTGGCAGTGATGCACCTCGGCGCGAGGGGCGCCACGCGCTTTGCTATACCACGCCGCCAGCTCCGCCGCGCGCTCAAGCACGTGCTGCGGCACGGGCGCGCCCTCGGGGTTCTGCACCACCACGTGGCTGCCGGCGATCCCGCCCGCCGCGTGCAGCCACAGGTCGCGCGGCTTCGCGACCTTGAAGCTGAGGTAGTCGTTGTCGGCGGCGCTGCGCCCGACCAGGATGTTCCAGCCGTCGAGCTCCACCGTTCGGTACGGTCGTCCCTTGCTCGCCATCAGATCTCCGGGGCGCTACGGACCGGCTTCGCAGACGAAGCGCTTGGTCTCGTCGCAGGGCACGTCGTTCCAGCTCCCGAGCGTCCCCATCACGGTCTCGGACGGGTCCATCTCGGCGCAGTCGCCGCTGTCGTTCGGCTGGCCCGGTCGCCAGTTCGTGTAGGTGGCGGCGGTGAGGTCGGCCGCCCAGTACCAGACGGCCGACATGTAGTCGCTCAGGCCGATCCACCAGTCGTTGCCGGCGGAGATCGCGGCCATCTCGGCCGCGATGAACGCGTTCTCCGCCGCGGTCTCGATCTTCACCATCGAGTAGCCTTCTGCGGCGCAGAACCTCGCCGCGTCGAGGAAGGAGAGGCGGTCGCCACCGGCGCCGCAGAAGAGGTAGCTGCGGCCGCCGCGGCCGACGCGGGTGCACGGGCAGCCCGCACCCTCGTCGATGGCTCCGTCGCAGTCCTCGTCCGTGCCGTCGCAGGTCTCGACGCTGTCCCCGGTCATGTCGCCGCAGGTGATGACGCCGCCGCCGCACGTCGACGCGCCCTCGAGGCACATGTCGGCGTCCGAGCCGTCGCAGCGCACGCCGACCCCGGGATCGTCGGAGCCGTCCGCGGTGGCCGGGTTGCAGTCGTCGTCGATGCCGTTGCAGAGGTCGGCCGTGTCGCCCGTCGCGTCGCTGCAGACGAGCGCTCCGCCCACGCACGAGCGGGTGCCTTCGTTGCAGAGGTCGGCGTCCGGGCCGTCACACATCGCGCCCACGCCGGGGTCGTCGGCGCCGTCGGCGGTGGCCGGGTTGCAGTCGTCGTCCATGCCGTTGCAGAGCTCGAGCGCGTCGCCCGTGGTGTCGCCGCAGACGATCGCCCCCGAGATGCAAGACGTCGTGCCTTCCTGGCAGAGGTCCGCGTCGGCTCCGTCGCAGGCCACGCCGACCCCGGGGTCGCCCGAGCCATCGACGGTGGCCGGGTTGCAGTCGTCGTCCACGCCGTTGCAGAGGTCGGGCGCCGGGGCGGGCGCGTCCTCGCAGCGCAGCGTCCCCGCGTCGCACACCTGCGCGCCGTCGGCGCAGAGATCGACGTCGTCGCCGTCGCAGGCCGCGCCGAGCGTCGGCTCGCTCGCGCCGTCCGCGGTGCTCGGATCGCAGTCGTCGTCGAGCCCGTTGCAGAGCTCGACCTCGTCGGGCTGATCTCCGTCGTCCTCGCAGACGAGCGATCCGTCGACGCACGCGATGACGCCCTCCTCACAGAGGTCGACGTCGTCGCCGTCGCAGGTCGCGCCGAGCGTCGCCTCGTCCGCGCCGTCTGGCGTGGCCGGATCGCAGTCGTCGTCGACGCCGTTGCAGAGCTCGGGCCCAGGCGTGCACCCGTCGACGCCGGAGTCGCGCCCCGCGTCGTCATCGATCACCTGTCCATCGATCACCTGTCCGTCGCGCCCGATCTCGGCGTCGAACGGCGGCGTCGCGCCGTCCGCCGGCGCCAGGCCGCTGCGCTCGAGCGCGCATCCCGCCAGGAGCAACGCGCCCGAGATCAGGAGCCGAAGCCCACTCCGTGAAGTCATGCTTCAGCCTATCGCGCGCGTCCGCGGATGTCAGTTTCGGCCGCGCTCAGAAGCGGATCGCGAGTGTCTCGACTTGCCCCAGGTAGCCGCCTGGCAGCTGGCTCTCCTCGTGGACGCCGACCCCGATGGCGACGCCGATCCCGACGGCGAGGGCGGCGCCGATCACCAGCCCGACGATGAGCGGGGTGTCGTCCGAGCCGGGGCGCGTGTCGCCCGGCGCCGCCGGCTCGCCCGCGCGCGGCTGGACGATCTGGAGGACCTGTCGCTCTCCGCTTCGCACGTCGATGTCCCGCTCCTGCTGCGCGCCGTCCGGG
Above is a genomic segment from Sandaracinaceae bacterium containing:
- a CDS encoding Hsp70 family protein translates to MAAKDSRYIVGIDLGTTHTVVAYVDTRQGPDAPIEELQIEQLVAPGEIEARPLLHSLRYHPASGELKDDDRALPWPAETVDGAPDGVVGELARQLGAKVPGRLVASAKSWLSHPQVDRTAAILPWGAPDEVPKLSPVDASASYLAHVRRAWDHRFGDERLASQTVVLTVPASFDEGARALTLQAAKKAGLGKVRLLEEPQAAFYDWLGRHEDQIDELVEKMHLALVVDVGGGTTDLTLIQVELRESGPRLTRVAVGDHLMLGGDNMDLALAHDAEQRLKSKDKLSAGQFTQLIQQCRTAKEKLLAEDAPEKARVTVLGGGRKLIGGSLATELTKAEVDARILDGFFPSVGPEARPAKKRGAIVEFGLPYVADAGITRHVAAFLERHSDVASEAFPEGVLAAGALPVPDAVLLNGGVFKGHALTERMLDVLGGWRGGERPMRLENAAPELAVARGAVAYGLARRGIGVRIGGGSARSYYLLLGDASESARRGVCILPRGAEEGEEVVLASRTFNLKLGKPVRFPLASSTGEAVLHRAGDLVEVEGGHFQELPPLAAVLEDERGDAGETLPVRVTSALTEVGTVELSCIAAEGPERRWKLELQLRGEGSKDVAATKVTQLHPRFEEATARIKAVYGKSSAKAEGGKPQKTLRSDLEKTLGPRETWNTPLLRELWGALFAGMKRRRRSNDHERVWFNLTGYTLRPGFGYPLDDWRVKQLWELYGQSVQFAPEAQNWSEFWTMWRRVAGGLSAEAQTRILDDLAYYLHPPTRIPRKRPKGPKMQGYDDMVRLAGSLELVSAARKVEVGGWLVTRLTEHDEGDYSWWAVGRLGARVPFHGSAHNVVPVDVATEWVEELIDVDWSQSENAAFAATLLCRKTGDRQRDVSDEVREDVIARLEAHQAPASWITMVREVAELEAADERRIFGESLPPGLVLVE
- a CDS encoding NFACT RNA binding domain-containing protein, with translation MELDGWNILVGRSAADNDYLSFKVAKPRDLWLHAAGGIAGSHVVVQNPEGAPVPQHVLERAAELAAWYSKARGAPRAEVHHCQAANVSKEKGAPRGQVRIKKFKRIKVVPKGVDDDT
- a CDS encoding C-type lectin domain-containing protein, with the translated sequence MTSRSGLRLLISGALLLAGCALERSGLAPADGATPPFDAEIGRDGQVIDGQVIDDDAGRDSGVDGCTPGPELCNGVDDDCDPATPDGADEATLGATCDGDDVDLCEEGVIACVDGSLVCEDDGDQPDEVELCNGLDDDCDPSTADGASEPTLGAACDGDDVDLCADGAQVCDAGTLRCEDAPAPAPDLCNGVDDDCNPATVDGSGDPGVGVACDGADADLCQEGTTSCISGAIVCGDTTGDALELCNGMDDDCNPATADGADDPGVGAMCDGPDADLCNEGTRSCVGGALVCSDATGDTADLCNGIDDDCNPATADGSDDPGVGVRCDGSDADMCLEGASTCGGGVITCGDMTGDSVETCDGTDEDCDGAIDEGAGCPCTRVGRGGRSYLFCGAGGDRLSFLDAARFCAAEGYSMVKIETAAENAFIAAEMAAISAGNDWWIGLSDYMSAVWYWAADLTAATYTNWRPGQPNDSGDCAEMDPSETVMGTLGSWNDVPCDETKRFVCEAGP